A genome region from Arachis duranensis cultivar V14167 chromosome 6, aradu.V14167.gnm2.J7QH, whole genome shotgun sequence includes the following:
- the LOC107492630 gene encoding kinesin-like protein KIN-14L isoform X2: MGSASKVVDCILSLKALQELKKTNSENGSSNRHLRSPLLMQSASRIHSRATAAFPSDACKRLDLSATGEKVHSVESNFQKREEENVELLVKLLVDRVLEAKENMDGNFAASLRNENMDPLKLFKQIMTNFCGVKLPTKSSELPTPLNDSTKERSSVPHCCTSTPPLSDASLVPESSKCNRGCTGKCICNQKHLLALQENELQDLKALKLKIKNDFEDMQSQVQSFFNELGSQVEDMATKAGGYNRVVEENRKLFNMVQDLKGNIRVYCRIRPSFQAESKNIIDFIGEDGSLFILDPSKTLKDGRKLFQFNRVFGPKAGQDEVFKDTQPLIRSVMDGYNVCIFAYGQTGSGKTYTMSGPSGGTSKDMGINYLALNDLFRMSNDRKDIMVYDIYVQMVEIYNEQVRDLLAEDKIDNKLEIRSCNEDGLSLPDATLRPVTSTTDVLTLMKLGEVNRAVSSTALNNRSSRSHSVLTVHVHGKDTSGNTIRSCLHLVDLAGSERVDKSEVTGERLKEAQFINKSLSCLGDVITALAQKNSHIPYRNSKLTLLLQDSLGGHAKTLMFAHVSPEADSFGETTSTLKFAQRVSTVELGVARMNKETSEIMQLKEQVESLKLALANKEAQKSVFSRPKEPYTPSEKPTMKTPLRSRRLSIENCSTVKGEKSLNPEDKDKAACKSPSFVPRSRRLSLEGSKSNIKKDSASSDVSKTLQYESVLVQKYRPPQDPEAASKLYGHFSNGMSRPDSQAKAPRSPTSMTYQKRLIKVDEGIKIHPLVLPQTPEPTMPDINDVHSVMQTTKGMSSTNGKGSLRRSLRTIGKLINGPEKRNQQQNLVEVKSPIKGASHANDVRSSVTAVERTQRRQSLTGIHGSGPNRRSSLGGKPVPYEKERNARTPPPAAAKTSKRWL, translated from the exons AGAACTACTTGTGAAGCTACTGGTTGATCGCGTCTTGGAAgccaaagaaaatatggatggAAACTTTGCTGCTTCTCTTCGTAATGAAAACATG GATCCTTTAAAACTATTTAAGCAAATCATGACAAACTTTTGTGGGGTAAAGCTACCGACGAAATCCTCTGAG CTGCCAACGCCACTAAATGATTCTACAAAAGAAAGAAGTAGCGTACCTCATTGTTGCACTTCCACTCCTCCATTATCAGATGCTTCATTAGTGCCTGAAAGTTCAAAG TGTAATAGAGGTTGCACTGGAAAGTGCATTTGCAATCAGAAGCATCTCTTAGCATTGCAAGAAAATGAACTTCAG GATCTCAAGGCTTTAAAGTTGAAAATCAAGAATGATTTTGAGGATATGCAATCACAAGTTCAGAGTTTTTTTAATGAACTCG GGAGTCAAGTAGAGGATATGGCAACTAAAGCTGGTGGATATAACAGAGTAGTAGAAGAGAATAGGAAATTATTTAACATGGTTCAAGATCTGAAAG GTAATATTCGAGTTTACTGCAGAATCAGACCCTCATTCCAGGCTGAATCCAAGAATATTATTGATTTCATTGGGGAGGATGGTTCTCTATTCATTTTAGATCCATCCAAAACATTGAAAGATGGAAGGAAACTTTTTCAGTTCAATCGGGTTTTTGGTCCAAAGGCTGGCCAAG ATGAGGTTTTTAAGGACACTCAGCCATTAATTAGATCCGTGATGGATGGATATAATGTTTGTATTTTCGCATATGGTCAAACTGGATCTGGGAAGACATACACCATG AGTGGTCCATCAGGTGGAACCTCTAAGGATATGGGGATCAATTATCTCGCTCTTAACGATTTGTTTCGAATGTCTAATGACAGGAAAGACATTATGGTATATGACATTTATGTTCAAATGGTCGAGATTTACAATGAACAAGTTAGAGACCTACTTGCTGAGGacaaaatagataataaattagAGATTAGGAGCTGCAATGAAGATGGATTGAGTCTTCCTGATGCTACATTGCGTCCGGTGACATCTACAACTGATGTTCTGACCCTCATGAAACTCGGTGAGGTCAACCGTGCTGTCAGTTCCACTGCACTGAACAATAGGAGTAGTCGTTCCCACag TGTACTCACCGTGCATGTTCACGGAAAAGATACATCCGGTAACACCATTCGCAGTTGTCTGCATTTGGTAGACCTTGCCGGAAGTGAACGAGTAGACAAGTCAGAAGTCACAGGGGAAAGACTAAAGGAAGCACAATTCATTAACAAGTCTCTTTCTTGTTTGGGAGATGTGATCACAGCACTAGCTCAAAAGAATTCTCACATTCCATATAGAAATAGCAAACTCACACTTCTTTTGCAGGACTCCTTAG GTGGTCATGCCAAAACCTTGATGTTTGCTCATGTGAGTCCGGAAGCAGATTCCTTTGGTGAAACAACGAGTACTCTAAAGTTCGCTCAGCGCGTTTCAACTGTGGAACTCGGGGTAGCACGTATGAACAAAGAAACCAGTGAAATTATGCAACTTAAAGAACAG GTTGAGAGTCTTAAGCTGGCATTGGCAAACAAGGAAGCTCAGAAATCAGTGTTCAGCAGACCCAAAGAACCATACACTCCATCAGAGAAACCAACCATGAAAACTCCATTGCGTTCTAGAAGACTCAGTATTGAGAATTGCAGCACAGTGAAGGGCGAAAAATCATTGAATCCTGAGGATAAGGATAAAGCTGCATGTAAATCGCCTTCGTTTGTACCTCGTTCGAGAAGATTGAGTTTGGAAGGCTCCAAGAGCAACATCAAGAAAGACAGTGCGTCATCCGATGTTAGCAAGACTTTACAGTATGAGTCTGTGCTTGTGCAGAAATATCGTCCACCACAAGATCCAGAAGCTGCATCAAAGCTTTATGGACACTTCAGCAATGGCATGTCCAGGCCAGATTCGCAGGCCAAAGCTCCGCGAAGTCCTACAAGCATGACCTACCAAAAGAGACTGATAAAAGTAGATGAAGGGATCAAAATTCATCCTCTTGTACTACCTCAGACGCCGGAACCAACAATGCCGGATATCAATGATGTGCATAGTGTTATGCAGACAACAAAGGGAATGAGTAGCACAAATGGAAAAGGTTCCTTGAGAAGATCCTTGAGAACAATCGGAAAACTTATTAATGGCCCTGAAAAGAG GAACCAACAACAGAATTTGGTTGAAGTAAAGTCTCCAATCAAGGGTGCTAGCCATGCAAATGATGTAAGATCATCGGTTACAGCTGTAGAAAGGACACAGAGGAGGCAATCACTAACTGGAATTCATGGATCCGGGCCGAATCGAAGATCTTCGCTTGGAGGGAAGCCGGTACCAT ATGAGAAGGAGAGAAATGCTAGAACACCTCCTCCGGCAGCGGCAAAGACCTCAAAACGGTGGTTGTAG